In Pontiella desulfatans, one DNA window encodes the following:
- a CDS encoding aryl-sulfate sulfotransferase, with protein MNTRWIGLSLLAALSTMAAERQPHRSPEESFGETKRQLGLIKHTDKAFPGYTLFAPKHFTKTYLMDNNGMIVNEWESQYEPGQSVYLLENGNMLRCCLTKNKAFIGGGEGGRLEEYDWDGNLVWEYWLSDDQNLMHHDIAPMPNGNILAMVVEHKSMEEAVQAGFDKNALKDSKLFPDYIVEIQKTGPKSGKIVWQWHVWDHLIQDFDKTKDNYGDVAANPGKIDPNGSGRRAKAFWNHFNSIDYNAELDRIVISCRGNSEIWIIDHGISTEEARGTKGDLLYRWGNPSTHRQDGKQTLFQQHDSQWIPAGCPGAGNILVFNNGLGRGHTSVDELAISKKGETKMVWSYTDPDPKTFFSQEISGAQRLPNGNTLICAGVHGTLFEVTPKGETVWEYVNPVTSRVLKQGETVPLDHRYHAQNAVFKIHRYPANHPAFKGRNMKPNYTLVENLENPVSPERRADREHADMKPGEGKRGGDRGGKKGARK; from the coding sequence ATGAACACTAGATGGATTGGACTTTCACTGTTGGCCGCGCTATCCACCATGGCCGCGGAACGTCAGCCGCACCGCTCGCCGGAGGAATCGTTTGGCGAAACGAAGCGGCAGCTTGGCTTGATCAAGCATACGGACAAGGCGTTTCCGGGCTATACCCTCTTTGCGCCGAAGCATTTCACGAAGACCTACCTGATGGACAACAACGGGATGATCGTGAACGAGTGGGAAAGCCAATATGAACCGGGGCAGTCGGTCTACCTCTTGGAAAACGGCAACATGCTCCGCTGCTGCCTGACGAAGAACAAGGCGTTCATCGGCGGAGGCGAAGGCGGCCGGCTGGAGGAGTACGACTGGGACGGAAACCTCGTTTGGGAATATTGGCTCTCGGACGATCAAAACCTGATGCACCACGATATTGCCCCAATGCCCAACGGCAACATCCTCGCGATGGTGGTGGAGCACAAGTCGATGGAGGAAGCGGTTCAGGCGGGGTTCGATAAGAACGCGCTGAAGGACAGCAAGCTCTTCCCCGACTATATCGTCGAGATTCAAAAGACGGGGCCGAAGTCGGGGAAAATTGTCTGGCAGTGGCATGTCTGGGATCATCTGATTCAGGACTTTGATAAAACCAAAGACAACTATGGCGACGTGGCCGCGAACCCCGGCAAGATCGACCCGAACGGCTCCGGCCGCCGCGCCAAGGCGTTCTGGAACCATTTCAACTCGATCGACTACAACGCCGAGCTCGACCGGATCGTGATCAGCTGCCGCGGCAACTCCGAAATCTGGATCATCGACCACGGCATCTCGACCGAGGAGGCCAGGGGGACGAAGGGCGACTTGCTATACCGCTGGGGCAATCCCTCCACCCATCGGCAAGATGGAAAGCAAACCCTCTTCCAGCAGCACGATTCCCAGTGGATTCCGGCAGGCTGCCCGGGCGCCGGGAACATCCTTGTTTTCAACAACGGGCTCGGGCGCGGACACACCAGCGTGGATGAACTGGCAATCTCTAAAAAAGGCGAAACGAAGATGGTGTGGAGCTATACCGATCCCGACCCGAAAACCTTCTTCTCGCAGGAAATCTCCGGCGCGCAGCGTTTGCCCAACGGGAACACGCTCATCTGCGCGGGGGTCCACGGCACGTTGTTCGAGGTGACACCCAAAGGGGAAACCGTATGGGAATACGTCAACCCCGTCACCAGCCGCGTACTGAAACAGGGCGAAACCGTCCCGCTCGACCACCGCTACCATGCGCAGAACGCCGTCTTTAAAATCCACCGCTACCCGGCCAACCACCCCGCCTTCAAAGGCCGCAACATGAAACCGAACTATACCCTCGTCGAGAACCTCGAGAATCCGGTCTCGCCCGAACGCCGCGCCGACCGCGAACACGCCGACATGAAGCCCGGCGAAGGCAAACGCGGCGGAGATCGAGGCGGAAAGAAAGGAGCCCGGAAATGA
- a CDS encoding putative RNA methyltransferase produces MSPPLPSPLLCPVCSAPLVAAEKTYGCANGHPFNIAKEGYINLLLSHQRKSKNPGDDADMVMARRRFFDSGAFAPLSNLLCGLAIFNRPEALSVLDCGCGEGHLLGALSEAHDGFFLGADISKKAVQVASRRHKQATWIVANGMRELPIADASMDVVISILAPRNMAEFNRILKPDGTLLIGVPGPNHLAELRQQLQFSSGDFKEKADEAAAKCAPYFIETQREQLAYGTVLSREQIADLIQMTPIFWRSGPEAKAAVMQLDELAITISVTLLAMNRPG; encoded by the coding sequence ATGAGTCCCCCGCTTCCATCTCCGCTGCTCTGCCCGGTTTGCTCCGCTCCGCTGGTGGCGGCTGAAAAAACCTACGGCTGCGCCAACGGGCATCCCTTCAACATTGCGAAGGAGGGCTACATCAACCTGCTATTGAGCCATCAGCGCAAATCCAAGAATCCCGGGGACGACGCCGACATGGTGATGGCGCGCCGCCGCTTCTTCGATTCCGGCGCTTTTGCCCCGCTGTCGAATCTGCTTTGCGGTTTGGCCATTTTCAACCGCCCGGAGGCACTCTCGGTCTTGGACTGCGGTTGCGGCGAGGGGCATTTGCTTGGCGCTTTGAGCGAAGCACACGACGGGTTCTTTCTGGGTGCCGACATTTCCAAGAAGGCCGTCCAGGTTGCATCCAGGCGGCACAAGCAAGCCACCTGGATCGTGGCCAACGGCATGCGGGAACTGCCCATTGCCGATGCCTCCATGGATGTGGTTATCAGCATCTTGGCACCGCGAAACATGGCCGAATTCAACCGCATCCTAAAACCGGACGGCACCCTGTTGATCGGCGTGCCGGGCCCCAATCACCTGGCCGAACTTCGGCAACAGCTGCAGTTCAGCTCCGGCGACTTCAAGGAAAAGGCCGATGAAGCCGCCGCCAAGTGCGCCCCGTACTTCATCGAAACCCAGCGGGAGCAACTGGCCTACGGGACTGTGCTCAGCCGGGAGCAGATTGCCGACCTGATCCAAATGACCCCCATCTTCTGGCGGTCCGGCCCCGAAGCCAAAGCCGCAGTGATGCAGCTCGACGAGCTGGCCATCACCATCAGCGTCACACTGCTGGCCATGAACCGCCCTGGGTAG
- a CDS encoding alpha/beta hydrolase, which produces MKTTCMLAVLALATTAVFAQHPGRSSENTPKLAELLKERPQLDLNRDGILTLEEALKARERNARQPRTRKMAPTHADVSYGDHPSMKLDFWKAESTEPVALFVWIHGGGFRGGDKAPANARLLEPLLNAGVSVASINYRLSGIAPYPAQMHDSARAIQFLRSKAAEWNLDPARIAVGGGSAGSGISQWLAFHDDLANPESDDPVEHRSTRVSCALALSMQSTYDPRVIRQIIPGNAFDDSALKPFYGLPDDWNWETAKIDAKLDALIKDASPINHLTADDPPVFIFHAERTRTDGNIHHPNFGTYLETAMKKTGIDCVRTTDADYDSPSGPYDHMVRFTLQHLAAAPMEKGQ; this is translated from the coding sequence ATGAAAACAACCTGCATGCTGGCCGTACTGGCGCTGGCAACAACCGCCGTCTTTGCCCAGCATCCGGGACGTAGCTCTGAAAATACGCCGAAGCTGGCCGAGCTGCTCAAGGAGCGTCCCCAGCTCGACCTCAACCGCGATGGCATCCTGACGCTGGAAGAGGCGCTGAAGGCACGCGAGCGCAATGCCCGGCAACCGCGTACCCGCAAGATGGCCCCAACCCATGCCGATGTGTCCTACGGCGACCATCCCTCGATGAAACTCGATTTTTGGAAAGCCGAGTCCACCGAGCCGGTTGCGCTGTTCGTTTGGATCCACGGGGGCGGATTCCGGGGCGGCGATAAGGCACCCGCAAATGCCCGGCTGCTGGAGCCGCTCCTGAATGCGGGGGTTTCCGTCGCCTCCATCAACTACCGCCTCTCCGGCATCGCGCCCTATCCGGCGCAGATGCACGACAGCGCCCGAGCGATTCAATTCCTGCGCTCCAAGGCGGCGGAATGGAATCTTGATCCGGCGCGGATCGCGGTCGGCGGCGGCTCCGCCGGTTCCGGCATTTCCCAGTGGCTGGCCTTCCACGACGACCTGGCCAACCCGGAAAGCGACGATCCGGTGGAGCACCGGTCCACCCGGGTCAGCTGCGCGCTGGCGCTCAGCATGCAGTCCACCTACGACCCGCGCGTCATCCGGCAAATCATCCCCGGCAATGCGTTCGACGACAGCGCGTTGAAACCGTTCTACGGCCTGCCCGACGACTGGAACTGGGAAACCGCAAAAATCGATGCCAAGCTCGATGCGCTCATCAAGGATGCCTCTCCCATCAACCATCTCACGGCGGACGACCCGCCGGTCTTCATCTTCCATGCGGAACGAACCCGCACCGACGGCAACATCCACCACCCGAACTTTGGCACCTATCTGGAAACCGCCATGAAAAAAACCGGCATCGACTGCGTCCGCACAACCGATGCCGACTACGACTCCCCATCCGGCCCGTACGACCATATGGTTCGCTTCACCCTCCAGCATCTTGCCGCTGCTCCAATGGAAAAGGGGCAGTAG
- a CDS encoding DUF1611 domain-containing protein → MSIPDLSIISQHPTAVVYCEANFGRMDGKTANGLVRYSEKYKILSVIDSTKAGHDSGTLLDEKENGIPICRSLSASLELAEGVPDYFIFGMAPSSGMLSPVERSIVLEALGLGMNIVNGLHEFLNDDPEFAMAAKAGNVKIIDIRRPRAKKDLRMFSGRISKVTCPRIAVLGTDGAIGKRTTATILVRALNERGIKTVLVGTGQTGLIQGARYGVAVDAIPCQFCSGELESTIVEAFESEQPDVVIIEGQGALSHPAYLTSAYILRGSMANGVVVQHAPARTHLGDFPDTPMPTATSEINLIETFGRTKVIGLTINHENMTDDEVSAAIKAYEKELGIPATDALTRSPDRLVDMVVEAFPVLVEKLSACTI, encoded by the coding sequence ATGTCTATTCCAGATCTATCTATTATTTCCCAGCACCCAACCGCGGTGGTCTATTGCGAAGCCAACTTTGGCCGCATGGACGGCAAAACCGCCAACGGTCTGGTTCGCTATTCCGAAAAATATAAAATACTCTCGGTCATTGACAGCACCAAAGCGGGACACGATTCGGGCACATTGCTGGATGAAAAAGAAAACGGCATTCCGATCTGCCGCAGTCTTTCTGCATCCCTTGAGCTTGCCGAAGGCGTGCCGGACTATTTCATTTTCGGTATGGCGCCCTCCAGCGGCATGCTGTCGCCCGTCGAACGAAGCATCGTGCTGGAAGCCCTGGGACTGGGGATGAATATCGTGAACGGCCTGCATGAATTTTTAAACGACGACCCTGAGTTTGCGATGGCGGCTAAGGCGGGAAACGTTAAGATTATTGACATTCGACGGCCCCGTGCAAAGAAAGACCTGCGGATGTTTAGCGGCAGGATTTCCAAGGTCACCTGTCCGCGCATTGCCGTTCTCGGCACCGACGGTGCCATCGGGAAGCGTACAACGGCAACCATTCTCGTCCGTGCCCTGAATGAGCGCGGCATCAAGACGGTATTGGTGGGAACCGGCCAGACGGGGCTGATTCAAGGTGCTCGGTACGGCGTGGCAGTTGATGCCATCCCTTGCCAGTTTTGCTCCGGCGAACTGGAGTCTACCATCGTTGAAGCTTTCGAAAGTGAGCAGCCTGATGTCGTTATCATTGAAGGGCAGGGGGCGCTCAGCCACCCGGCCTATCTGACTTCGGCCTACATTCTCCGCGGCAGCATGGCAAATGGAGTAGTGGTGCAGCACGCGCCGGCCCGGACCCATCTCGGCGACTTTCCCGACACGCCGATGCCCACCGCGACTTCCGAAATCAATCTGATTGAAACCTTTGGCCGTACGAAAGTCATCGGCCTGACGATCAACCACGAGAATATGACGGACGATGAAGTCAGCGCGGCAATCAAGGCCTATGAGAAAGAACTCGGCATCCCCGCCACCGATGCGCTGACCCGTTCACCCGACCGGCTAGTCGATATGGTTGTAGAGGCTTTTCCTGTTCTTGTGGAAAAGCTGAGTGCCTGCACTATATGA
- a CDS encoding alanine/ornithine racemase family PLP-dependent enzyme — MIAPRLEIDLEKIKVNARTLVKRLALQGISVTAVMKATLGAPEIANALRQAGVKTLGDARIENIVKMRHRGVPGPMAMIRSPMISQAARVVKYAELSFNTELEVIRMLSAAAQIAKRMHGIVLMVELGDLREGILPKDLHGMVREILRLPNIALKGIGTNLACRSGVSPDAVNMRELSALADSIESTFGFPLEIISGGNSANLAWALSGANTGRINNLRLGESILLGCDPLQRQPISGLHTDAITLVAEVIESKVKPSQPWGTIAQNAFGAPSTPKTHGHIQQAILAIGRQDIDPLGLEPPQDVEILEASSDHLVVKTGRYAYPVGSEIAFRLNYSALLRAMTSPFVSKLWVNRTPILQSPPTLTKKPRLVSSLQEK, encoded by the coding sequence ATGATTGCGCCGCGATTAGAGATCGACCTCGAAAAAATTAAAGTTAACGCCCGCACCTTAGTCAAACGATTGGCTCTTCAAGGTATTTCGGTTACAGCCGTGATGAAAGCCACACTCGGAGCCCCTGAGATTGCAAATGCGTTGCGTCAGGCTGGTGTGAAGACCCTGGGTGACGCCCGCATTGAAAATATTGTCAAGATGCGCCATCGCGGCGTACCTGGTCCCATGGCCATGATTCGCTCCCCGATGATCAGTCAGGCGGCGCGGGTCGTGAAATATGCCGAACTGAGTTTTAATACGGAACTCGAGGTCATCCGCATGCTTTCGGCCGCAGCGCAAATAGCCAAGCGGATGCATGGAATTGTGCTGATGGTTGAACTGGGCGATCTGCGCGAAGGCATTTTGCCGAAGGATCTCCACGGCATGGTGCGTGAGATTCTTCGCTTGCCGAATATTGCGCTCAAGGGCATTGGAACCAATCTGGCCTGTCGCAGCGGCGTATCGCCCGATGCGGTGAATATGCGCGAACTCTCCGCTCTCGCGGACTCAATCGAATCCACCTTCGGATTCCCATTGGAAATTATTTCGGGAGGCAACTCAGCCAATCTGGCCTGGGCGCTCAGCGGAGCGAACACCGGACGTATTAATAACCTGCGTCTGGGAGAATCCATTCTTCTCGGATGCGATCCGCTCCAGCGGCAACCGATCAGCGGCCTGCATACCGATGCCATTACCCTCGTGGCTGAGGTGATTGAATCAAAGGTAAAGCCGTCGCAACCCTGGGGAACCATCGCGCAAAACGCCTTCGGTGCGCCTTCAACTCCCAAAACACATGGCCACATCCAGCAGGCCATCCTTGCCATCGGCCGGCAGGATATCGATCCGTTGGGGCTTGAACCCCCGCAGGATGTTGAAATTCTTGAAGCCAGCAGCGACCATCTGGTGGTCAAAACCGGCCGCTATGCTTATCCCGTAGGCTCCGAGATTGCGTTTCGGTTAAACTACAGTGCACTGCTCCGGGCCATGACCTCGCCTTTTGTTTCCAAGCTTTGGGTAAACCGTACGCCCATCCTGCAGTCCCCGCCTACTCTCACGAAAAAGCCCCGCCTCGTTTCCAGCCTTCAGGAGAAATAA
- the ycaO gene encoding 30S ribosomal protein S12 methylthiotransferase accessory factor YcaO, with amino-acid sequence MPTKTHIPGKDAALEDTLEKARALLDQHGFPVDLVSSKHPVQNCWSVHLRSSECPQVYTNGKGSSELASEASAVLEFFERLSTNLFFFDYYLGDDAAEKDFVFYPTEKWFPIEAPSTIPTHHPDGTELLNATLRLFYNSADELTPAQLLDNNTDDPARGIAALPFEHIGTEETVYFPVSILTNLYVSNGMAAGNTPTECRAQALAEILERYVKNNVIAMGLCLPTVPQNILDRYPRIQKDIEELKAHGFPVLVKDASMGGQFPVICVLLINPENGGCYASFGASCRFEVALERTVTELLQGRSLDQLDIFNRPSHDLEIVADELNLESHFIDSDGLLSWKMFGDQPDFEFNDWNFEGSTAEEYDHLKAIVSKSGHKAYCAEYLHCGIYTCRIIIPGMSDIYTPDDLIWSNKNAGASLRPQLLKLNQMSVDELNVFANHLSELGLSDLQPVSDTIGVLFEEGTVWHTLRIGELKGMLALATGNLEEAAQWCGWLQHFEFSPPARKKLYRAIHELIDFGLSEEGTDRYDASLSLFFEKKTLADAKEIVAGKQTFHGLTFSGHWENISASHQTLISMYRRLHPLKAVSL; translated from the coding sequence ATGCCCACCAAAACACATATCCCCGGCAAAGACGCCGCGTTAGAAGATACCCTTGAAAAAGCGAGGGCGTTGCTGGACCAACACGGTTTTCCCGTCGATCTGGTTTCTAGCAAGCATCCAGTACAAAACTGCTGGTCGGTGCACCTGCGTTCGTCCGAGTGCCCGCAGGTCTACACCAATGGGAAAGGAAGCTCCGAATTAGCCAGCGAGGCCAGCGCAGTCCTTGAATTTTTTGAACGCCTTTCTACGAACCTTTTCTTCTTCGATTATTACCTCGGGGACGATGCCGCCGAAAAGGACTTCGTGTTCTACCCGACCGAAAAATGGTTTCCCATAGAAGCTCCGTCAACCATCCCGACCCATCATCCCGATGGAACCGAGCTGCTCAACGCCACCCTCCGTTTGTTCTACAATTCTGCGGATGAACTGACTCCCGCCCAGCTGCTCGATAATAATACCGACGATCCTGCCCGCGGAATTGCCGCCTTGCCCTTTGAGCACATCGGCACCGAAGAAACCGTCTATTTCCCCGTCAGCATTCTCACCAATCTCTATGTGAGCAACGGCATGGCCGCCGGCAACACGCCCACCGAATGCCGCGCACAGGCGCTGGCCGAAATTCTGGAGCGGTACGTGAAAAACAATGTGATCGCCATGGGACTATGCCTGCCCACCGTGCCGCAAAACATACTCGACCGTTATCCCCGCATACAAAAAGACATCGAAGAGCTCAAGGCACACGGCTTCCCTGTTCTGGTTAAAGACGCGTCCATGGGCGGTCAATTCCCGGTCATCTGCGTTTTGCTCATAAATCCTGAAAACGGCGGATGCTATGCCTCTTTCGGAGCAAGTTGCCGCTTTGAGGTCGCGCTCGAACGCACCGTCACCGAACTCCTGCAGGGAAGAAGTCTCGACCAGCTCGATATTTTCAACCGGCCATCGCACGACCTCGAGATCGTTGCCGACGAGCTGAACCTGGAAAGTCACTTCATCGACTCCGATGGACTTCTATCCTGGAAAATGTTCGGCGACCAACCCGACTTCGAATTCAACGACTGGAATTTTGAGGGCAGCACCGCCGAGGAATACGACCATTTAAAAGCTATCGTCAGCAAATCAGGGCATAAAGCCTATTGCGCGGAATATCTGCATTGCGGCATCTACACCTGCCGCATCATTATTCCCGGCATGTCGGATATCTATACGCCCGACGATCTGATCTGGAGCAATAAAAATGCCGGGGCCTCCCTGCGACCGCAGCTGCTCAAGCTGAATCAAATGTCCGTCGACGAATTAAACGTCTTCGCGAACCATCTAAGCGAACTCGGACTGAGTGATCTGCAACCCGTCTCCGACACCATCGGCGTCCTCTTCGAAGAAGGCACGGTGTGGCACACGTTGCGTATCGGCGAACTCAAAGGCATGCTCGCGCTCGCAACCGGGAATCTCGAAGAAGCCGCGCAGTGGTGCGGCTGGCTTCAGCACTTTGAGTTTAGTCCGCCTGCCCGGAAAAAACTGTACCGCGCCATTCATGAGTTGATCGACTTTGGATTGTCGGAAGAAGGAACCGACCGGTACGACGCATCGCTCAGCCTCTTTTTTGAAAAGAAGACCCTGGCTGATGCCAAAGAAATCGTTGCGGGAAAACAAACCTTTCACGGCCTGACCTTTTCCGGGCACTGGGAAAACATCTCTGCTAGTCATCAAACGCTGATCAGCATGTACCGTCGCCTTCATCCGCTCAAGGCAGTCTCTCTTTAG
- a CDS encoding nucleotidyl transferase AbiEii/AbiGii toxin family protein — MKEQAIAIAASATSPAEKLNVLREYLQAFALRSLHESEAFLSLSFVGGTALRFAFNLPRFSEDLDFSLENPEAYLPLKWMKKLKNDMMLAGFDVSINWNDRKTVHAAWIKVGGILKETGLVAMADQKLSIKLKIDTRPPAGAECTKTIINRHLVFALQYHSLPSLMAGKTHALLTRKYQKGRDWYDLLWYLGKRPPLEPNMVLLQNALDQTQGAGTFNALDWRSLLEAKVRELDYLKISADVHPFLERPKEAELMTAEHYLSLLSRP; from the coding sequence ATGAAGGAGCAAGCCATCGCGATCGCCGCATCGGCCACCAGTCCAGCCGAAAAGCTGAATGTGTTGCGGGAATATCTCCAGGCCTTCGCATTGCGTTCCCTGCATGAAAGCGAAGCCTTCCTGTCACTCTCCTTCGTTGGCGGAACCGCGTTGCGGTTCGCCTTCAACCTTCCCCGCTTTTCGGAAGACCTCGATTTTTCCCTCGAAAACCCCGAAGCCTATCTTCCGCTGAAATGGATGAAGAAGCTCAAGAACGACATGATGCTCGCGGGCTTCGATGTTTCCATCAACTGGAACGACCGCAAGACCGTCCACGCGGCATGGATCAAGGTTGGCGGCATCCTGAAGGAGACCGGACTGGTGGCCATGGCCGACCAGAAGCTGTCAATCAAGCTGAAGATCGACACCCGCCCCCCCGCCGGAGCCGAATGCACAAAAACCATCATCAACCGGCATCTGGTCTTTGCGCTCCAATACCACAGCCTGCCTTCGCTCATGGCCGGGAAAACCCATGCACTGCTCACACGCAAATACCAAAAAGGCCGCGACTGGTATGACCTGCTCTGGTATCTCGGAAAGCGCCCACCACTGGAACCCAACATGGTGCTGCTGCAAAACGCCCTCGACCAAACCCAGGGAGCGGGCACCTTCAATGCCCTAGACTGGCGCTCCCTGCTGGAGGCCAAAGTGAGGGAGCTTGATTATTTGAAAATCTCCGCCGATGTGCACCCCTTCCTCGAACGACCGAAGGAAGCCGAACTCATGACCGCCGAACATTATCTTTCGCTTCTCTCCCGCCCCTGA
- a CDS encoding type IV toxin-antitoxin system AbiEi family antitoxin domain-containing protein has translation MYAIAEPYRRIAIDPAVLSNRLYTPSYLSLQWALSFYGLIPEKTATYTAIATRVPRTFNNAFGTFAYFNIKQPAFFGYESVKLGNEQILLASPEKALLDLWHLNRGTWSMDRMREMRFQNFEAVEPERLAEYANRFNSPRLLRTVELWNELARTEQEGTVEL, from the coding sequence ATGTATGCCATTGCCGAACCCTACCGGCGGATTGCGATTGATCCCGCCGTGCTTTCCAATCGGCTCTATACGCCGTCCTACCTCAGCCTGCAATGGGCTCTCTCCTTCTACGGCTTGATTCCTGAAAAAACCGCCACCTACACCGCCATCGCCACGCGTGTTCCGCGCACGTTCAACAACGCCTTCGGCACCTTTGCCTATTTCAATATCAAACAACCCGCCTTCTTTGGCTATGAATCGGTCAAACTGGGCAACGAACAGATTCTGTTGGCATCCCCGGAAAAAGCGTTGCTGGATCTATGGCACCTGAACCGGGGCACATGGAGCATGGATCGCATGCGGGAGATGCGCTTTCAAAACTTTGAGGCCGTCGAACCGGAGCGGTTGGCCGAATATGCCAACCGCTTCAACTCCCCGCGCCTTTTGCGGACGGTTGAACTCTGGAATGAACTCGCCCGGACTGAACAGGAAGGAACAGTGGAACTATGA
- a CDS encoding sulfatase-like hydrolase/transferase codes for MVFILSDDQDWTETSVQMHPELPNSKSAFIETPNLEKLAAQGMVFSAAYAPAPVCSPTRISLQTGKSPAALRWTKASSPVTAADNFPLIPPSIIKNLPAGETTIAEMLKTVGYGKSREKGKRKKQ; via the coding sequence GTGGTCTTCATCCTTTCCGACGACCAGGACTGGACGGAAACCTCGGTGCAGATGCATCCGGAACTGCCGAATTCGAAAAGCGCCTTCATCGAAACGCCCAACCTTGAAAAGCTGGCCGCCCAAGGCATGGTCTTTTCCGCGGCCTATGCGCCCGCGCCCGTCTGCTCGCCGACCCGCATCAGCCTGCAGACCGGCAAGAGTCCGGCGGCACTGCGCTGGACCAAGGCCTCAAGCCCCGTGACGGCGGCGGACAACTTTCCGCTGATCCCGCCCTCCATCATCAAGAACCTTCCGGCGGGCGAAACCACCATCGCCGAAATGCTCAAAACCGTGGGCTACGGCAAGAGTCGGGAAAAAGGAAAACGAAAGAAGCAGTAA